TATTTAATATTTCAACATCCTGTCGCAAAATAAACAATCGTTCTCATATAACATCGATTTTAAAACGTaagcataaaatataattttcaatcgCGTGTCGTTACAtataaaaacttcaaaatttaaaacattttcttataaaaaaaaatcaaattttaatttccataactCATACCTGTTGCTATGTGTATCTGTTTACCCAGGGCCAAATTTTGTACGACCTTACGCGCCTGTGCGATCTATGATTTTCTGTGCCTTCGCTGTTGACTTAGCAATGTTCTCCTGTTTTCCACGGACCCCACGGACCAAATTTGTACGAATTTTCGTGCCTGTGCTCTTGGATGTCCATCAATTCCAGTAATGttatttgttcatttatttttcaaatcccgtcaaatattgttcgtggtttatttttctgtttttatattcaatattcaaatttggcGTACTTGTCTCTCACGCTTTACGATACACTTTTTATGTAACGTGTAAAATTTATAGATAAAGTGAATTGCCAATAGTACCACTATTATTAATAAACAAATGCCAGTGCTGGTTTTGTGTTcggaaaattcttgaattatATTGACACTATTAACATCAGTATTACTGTTAGTACCATCCGTTGTGGCGGTTTGCGGCTTTGAGTCAGATGTGCccataatttattcatttaatgattcactttattaataattatttactttGCAGTACAACGGTTTCACTAACCCGACCacttatcgttttttttttttttttatatcactGTCACTGTCGccatgtatatatataattgGTATATATAGTCTTAACGGGAGTGTTGTATTAAGTGAAACGCACTGCTTGACAATATTATATGGAATGATTCTTTATTCACTTAAGTAACATATTCATGGTTCTTATACTAAAGAGAGAGAACTTACTTCTCTCTTACTTAATATAGTAAGGGGCACTACAGTACATTCTTTGATGAAATGAACAGTTTTTGGTACAGAAGCatgtgaatgattttttttttaatttgttggaTTTTGTCGACAGTTTTCTATAACTTGTGAAATGCTTGCAACATTTCCCGCAACTTCCTCAGTCATGATATCATGCaaactgaaataaaaatttaaaaagtctGCACGCTTGCCGTAGACTAAACCGTTTATTAATGCGTACAATAAACTTCCTATTCCATTTAAGTCTTCGTCGAAAAGATTCTCTCGACTAATTGGTCAGAGGCGGTATGAGTTAAATGAATAATTGATTCATTTGCTTCAACATGTAATCCAATGTATAGTCAACAAAAATGTGTGAGATAAGGTCAACGCGACAATCTTCAGTCATCACTCAGCATCACTGATAAAAAcatgcaattttttatttaattgccTATATACGGTTGTTAATTGTGACGCAACTACCGTAATAAATTCAGGATGTTATCACAGCAGCCATTAGCAGGTAGTTTACAGTGTCTCAAATTTAAGGttaaaaaagattattttgtttgtagtTAGCATTACTGCGGTAATTGTGTTCGCTTCGCTTGTCACTGCTCTTTATTACCCGAGATTTCCGCGAGGTACTGTTCAGGAAGACTACTTTGGAACTACTGCAAGTTTATAAGCTCATCGAACGCCACATCGAAAGGTAAAACTATTTCTTCGAATCCGCAGGTTCATGATCCGTACCGTTGGTTGGAGGACACTGATGCCGAAGCAACGAAATCTTTTGTAGACGCCCAAAATGATCTTTCTCAACGGTACTTCAAACAATGTCCATTTAGGAAGCAACTCAGACATAGACTAAAAGGCTTTAAGGGCTACAGTAACATCGATATGCCAAAAAGgcatggaaaatattatttcctgTACGATAGTGACGGTCAAGATCAAGAGTAATTTCAACCGAagagttttgaaaatttgatatttagaaCTTCAccgaaattttgttacagCGTCTTGTACGTGCGCGATACTTCGAATGGTGATAAGACGAATTGGCGAGACCTGCTAGATCCTAATACATTCTCTGAAGATGGAACAGTTGCCCTAACAGACACTCAGAGTTTTTCCGCTGACGGTGAAATATTCGCATATGGAATCTCTGTTAGTGGCTCTGACTGGCGAACAGTACACTTCCTAAATGTATCCACTCGAACGATTCTGGACGACGTTCTGATCAAAGTGAAATTCACAGTACTGGTGTGGAAGGGTAATGAGGGCATATTTTACGGGGTGAGTTTATTGCATCGACATGTAAGCGGAATAGGAAGTCGAAGTAATTGAATTGTTTGCAGAACTATCCAGATTTTGAAGGAAATCCAGAGGGATCTGATACTGgaacaaacgaaaatcaaaaaattagttATCATAGAATAGGTACGCCCCAGAGTGAGGATGTCATCGTTGTTGAGTTCCTTGACAAGCCAAAAAATGTGATGTAAGCGCAACTAAATATAGTGCGATCAAACTTCctgtttcacaaaataaaaacaaaaaatcgtttagaAACAACATGCGAATGACAAGAAACGAAGAATATCTGATAGTAACACTGGATTCATCGGCAACTGACGGAGTACCTTGGGACTACACTGCTGTATATTATGTTGATTTAGCTGGTAATAATCCATCTAATTGGCGGACCCGGCCTTTGGTGGAACAGTTTAACGCTGCATACACTGTATGTCGCTAAATTTGGATGAACGTATACGATAATCATAGGAGTCATTGGAATAGTGCTCACTCACGCTAAAAACCctaggaaaaaaattgtgaagcgCACGCTTTAGTCTGACTTCCTTCCCCCAGAACAGCGTGCACTTTATTTGAATGACCTCACTTAtatctgaaaattatttttctgctTTTTACAAACTCCTACTCCACTCAAGACCAGCGCGCTTCCCATATCCATTCTTTACCTTTCTACTACCACTGATGAGGCGAATCAGAGATAATTTAAAGATGATTTTCGACCTGACTAGTCACCACTGAAAGGTCTCCGATCTTTCTAATTCCATGCAAACAGATTTTTTATCAGGGAGCCATGTAGAATCTGTAAAAAACCAGAACTTGACTAAGTAATTAGTTGGATTTTGTTTGGCTAAGCAAATTACTTAGAGAAATGACTTAATTAAATAAGAAGCTGGCGTTCCAGCAATCTTAATAATTCTTAATAAtgaacggacgtgtttataCGTCGCTCTCtgaaagtgtttcttttgtgctTCTTTGTGTAAATAGATTTgtgattttgtctaattttgtgctgctttttgatgatttcgatGTTTTTTGGCTAATTATGTGTGGTCAAAtagtgaaataatttaaaatttattgacaaaatcaaaatcgtttgCTCGTGAACCACTTTTTCTTTGATCAATATGTACGGCTTGTACAATTCTatcctgttacagacggctgtcatctgttatcggcagTGACAGTAATAATAAATGACAAGCTACGACTAAAAAGGTCTTATATTGCAAAAAGCAtggtcaaaacaaatgaagtaaaagatttctgaaatcaatctctgaaaatcttcgatcaaatgaagtaatagatcagagagtaaaactgttaatatgcttgccgtctgtgacaggctATTGTTCTCTTTTGTTAACGGACATGTGCTTATGAACAgcgatgattttgtttggatttacaatgaaatttctgGTACAATTGTTGTACAATCGTTCGAAAGAACTCTTCGCCGTATGGCTCTATGTCGGGACTCTTAATGAACCTGATTCTAATGATCCACGGATCTCTTGCCTGATGGCTCATGATATTATTGAATGTGTAAACTATCTAATTGTTATTTACAGCTGTAGCGGTACTTGGACTTCTTTTGAGCAAAACTaagttaaaattcatattgaacagtgaatttgttttgtaagaaaaatttccattggaaatgcagaatgatatttttatcggtacaaACGGTACAGGCTTCTGTATACGCTTTGTACAAgactttttgttctttttcatATTCAGACATGTGCTTGCTACACCGTTAGTTTGGGATAGTCCCATACAACAGCGAATGTCTAACCCAACCCCAAAGCCAGTACAATGGGCCCAAACGGAGGCCCCCGTGCGTGCTCTACGCTAGTAGAGCGGCttactttaataaaaaaaaaatctgttactgTCCGGGTCTAAGGTTCTTTAACAATTCTGATTTTTAAAGTTGGATTCCCCTACTACACACATTCCATCAAGTTTATATCGATCTAAGTGTGTCACTTCGATCTGTTTCTAGTTCGTTACGGATGTGAGTGGAATTTGGTATtttctaacaaatttaaatgctACCAGATACAAGATTGTCGGCATTCGACTGTCGTCTCCCGACCCTGCATCGTGGACGACGTTGATTGAAGAAGatgaggaaaatattttgtattggGCAGCGCCTATTAATGGGTAAAGAATCTATACAATATTGAAGGATGTGCCATTTATGATACATCGAATTCTATTATGTTCCAGGGAATACGTGCTACTACATTACTTGGAAAATGTATCGAGTAAATTGGTTCTTCGCTCTCTGATCCAAGGCAATACATTCACGAAAAACATTGACATTGAGAAAGGAGCTGTGATCTCATATGCGGGTAATATCGATGActcaataattttcattaaatttgaatcgtTTTTCGTGCCCAATCGAATATATAAACTCGATTTCGCTACTCCGGTCTCGGATATTCAGGTGATAAGACGTCAGTACTCACTGATCAATCGATCGATGAATTTATCCACTTTTTCTCTTCAGTTAGAGATTTATGATGATGTAAAAATGTCGGGATTCGTTCCTGCATTATACAAAGTCAAGCAAGTCTGGTATACCAGTAAAGATGGAACACGAGTGCCCATGTACATCATGCACAAAAAGGTTGTAGAGACTACGAATCGAGACGTGGAGTTTacaaatgaaatttggttTTCAGGATCTTGTGCTGAACGGAAGCTCACCGACAATGTTGGTCGGTTATGGTGGCTTTGGTGTAAATGTTCTTCCcgaatttgcaatttttcgtATTGTATTCATGAATGTCTTTGATGGTGTTGTGGCTATCGCCAATATTCGTGGGGGATGGTAAGGATATTAAGGGGAACTCAGCTCATTTGAAGCTGATGTTCGATACTTTTTAGCGAATTTGGTAGTGCCTGGCACACGGGCGGTAGtttattaaacaaacaaaattcattcgaTGACTTTCATGCGGCTG
This region of Bradysia coprophila strain Holo2 chromosome IV, BU_Bcop_v1, whole genome shotgun sequence genomic DNA includes:
- the LOC119066497 gene encoding prolyl endopeptidase-like, coding for MLSQQPLAVSITAVIVFASLVTALYYPRFPRGTVQEDYFGTTVHDPYRWLEDTDAEATKSFVDAQNDLSQRYFKQCPFRKQLRHRLKGFKGYSNIDMPKRHGKYYFLYDSDGQDQDVLYVRDTSNGDKTNWRDLLDPNTFSEDGTVALTDTQSFSADGEIFAYGISVSGSDWRTVHFLNVSTRTILDDVLIKVKFTVLVWKGNEGIFYGNYPDFEGNPEGSDTGTNENQKISYHRIGTPQSEDVIVVEFLDKPKNVINNMRMTRNEEYLIVTLDSSATDGVPWDYTAVYYVDLAGNNPSNWRTRPLVEQFNAAYTFVTDVSGIWYFLTNLNATRYKIVGIRLSSPDPASWTTLIEEDEENILYWAAPINGEYVLLHYLENVSSKLVLRSLIQGNTFTKNIDIEKGAVISYAGNIDDSIIFIKFESFFVPNRIYKLDFATPVSDIQLEIYDDVKMSGFVPALYKVKQVWYTSKDGTRVPMYIMHKKDLVLNGSSPTMLVGYGGFGVNVLPEFAIFRIVFMNVFDGVVAIANIRGGCEFGSAWHTGGSLLNKQNSFDDFHAAAEYLIAENYTSPSKMIIEGRSNGGLLVAACVNQRPELFGAAIVNVGVLDMLRYDKFTIGHTWVPEYGSPNDPVHFPNIYNYSPLHNILFPTVAGTQYPAILVMASDHDDRVVPSHSYKYIAELQYKIGSNKGQSQPLLLRVETDAGHGGGLPSSKLLAYSVDWLSFLIESLDLSFEGQKAHDSSSCGGNVHYSIIITFLTMSVALW